One stretch of Thalassovita sp. DNA includes these proteins:
- a CDS encoding ATP-binding protein, protein MSSTSNTTAARLWAKLRRPFSQPRTSIRSRIQWRLIPLVLMIWIAASIAIVINARLELNASFDAQAQLMATALARVDNEQIALRSLDWDPDHYRDGYLLRVTDANGAVLFDSHPETRPFSEEERQKADAETDDAEWQISHFWTSGGREILIARHENSADDLLGAIALAAILPLGFVFAASVIAPLVVVRSGLRPLTRLSRDLRQRAPTQLQPLEDAEAPDELRPILTSLNNLFQRIEAFLSRERQFVDDAAHELRTPLTAIKAQCQAIDATQLDPDSKRRFENILTGVDRAANLANRLLDQARAEQPQLGAPPDLSRCDVDVVLRRSVADLYPMAEARGRHITLSADHPVPVICRAEDVADILRNLIENAVKYGGSDIQVALTAEKITVSDNGPGIPVEAQEKVFERFYRGAETSAEDGTGLGLSIAAALARRNGMQLNVTSMEGGTGTQFNLYFPKGPNVAGV, encoded by the coding sequence ATGTCATCGACCAGTAACACAACGGCCGCCCGTCTCTGGGCGAAGCTGCGCCGCCCGTTCAGCCAGCCGCGCACCTCCATACGGTCCCGCATCCAATGGCGGTTGATCCCTCTGGTTCTGATGATCTGGATCGCAGCAAGCATCGCGATCGTGATCAACGCCCGGCTGGAGCTGAACGCCAGTTTCGACGCACAGGCCCAGCTGATGGCCACCGCCCTTGCCCGCGTGGACAATGAACAAATCGCCCTGCGCAGTCTGGATTGGGATCCGGATCATTACCGCGATGGCTACCTTTTGCGGGTGACGGATGCCAATGGGGCCGTGCTGTTTGACAGCCACCCGGAAACCCGCCCCTTTAGCGAAGAGGAACGGCAAAAGGCCGACGCCGAAACCGACGATGCGGAATGGCAGATCAGCCATTTCTGGACCAGCGGCGGCCGGGAGATCCTGATCGCCCGGCATGAGAACAGCGCCGATGATCTGTTGGGCGCAATTGCTCTGGCCGCGATCCTGCCGCTTGGGTTTGTTTTTGCAGCATCGGTCATTGCGCCATTGGTCGTAGTGCGCTCAGGCCTGCGCCCCCTCACCCGGCTGTCACGCGATCTGCGCCAACGCGCGCCCACGCAGCTGCAACCGCTGGAAGATGCCGAAGCCCCGGATGAGCTGCGGCCGATCCTGACCTCGCTAAACAACCTGTTTCAACGTATTGAGGCCTTCTTGTCGCGCGAACGTCAATTTGTCGATGACGCCGCGCATGAGCTGCGCACGCCGCTGACCGCCATCAAAGCCCAGTGCCAAGCGATTGACGCAACCCAGTTGGATCCGGACAGCAAGCGCCGGTTTGAGAACATCCTGACCGGTGTGGACCGGGCCGCAAACCTGGCCAACCGCCTGCTGGATCAGGCCCGGGCCGAGCAGCCACAACTTGGCGCTCCGCCTGACCTCAGCCGCTGCGATGTGGATGTTGTGCTGCGCCGCAGTGTTGCAGACCTCTACCCGATGGCCGAAGCGCGCGGTCGGCACATCACCCTTTCCGCAGATCACCCGGTCCCGGTGATCTGCCGCGCTGAGGATGTGGCAGATATCCTGCGCAACCTCATCGAAAACGCCGTGAAATATGGCGGCTCTGACATCCAGGTGGCCCTGACCGCGGAGAAGATCACCGTCTCTGACAACGGTCCCGGCATCCCGGTTGAAGCGCAAGAGAAAGTGTTTGAACGGTTCTACCGCGGTGCTGAAACCTCGGCGGAAGACGGCACCGGTCTGGGGCTGTCCATTGCCGCAGCATTGGCCCGGCGCAATGGAATGCAGCTGAACGTCACCTCAATGGAAGGTGGAACAGGCACGCAGTTCAACCTTTATTTCCCAAAAGGCCCTAACGTGGCGGGCGTCTGA
- a CDS encoding response regulator transcription factor — MRVLLVEDDALIADAIEVTLSREGFHVDWVADGLSAEEALASSAFDLVLLDLGLPGQDGITLLRWLRGQGGHNAQGKQIPVIILTAREAVENRIEGLDLGADDYMVKPFDMQELMARARAMIRRANGRAVPALESGDIILDPAARTLRKDNTLIDLPPLAFQVLQVLLERRGRVVSKDDLAQVLYGWDDGAESNTVEVYISQIRRRLGTDLIRTIRGIGYVIDQ, encoded by the coding sequence ATGCGTGTATTGCTGGTCGAAGACGATGCGCTGATCGCGGACGCGATAGAGGTCACCCTCAGCCGCGAAGGCTTCCATGTGGATTGGGTGGCCGACGGGCTGAGCGCCGAGGAGGCATTGGCCAGCTCGGCCTTTGATCTGGTGCTGCTGGATTTGGGTCTGCCCGGTCAGGACGGCATCACCCTTTTGCGCTGGCTGCGCGGTCAGGGCGGGCATAACGCACAAGGCAAACAGATCCCGGTAATTATTCTGACCGCGCGGGAAGCGGTGGAAAACCGGATTGAGGGGCTGGATCTGGGGGCGGATGACTACATGGTGAAACCCTTCGACATGCAGGAGCTGATGGCCCGCGCCCGCGCCATGATCCGCCGTGCGAACGGCCGCGCCGTTCCCGCACTGGAAAGTGGCGATATCATCTTGGACCCCGCCGCCCGCACCTTACGCAAAGACAACACATTGATCGACCTGCCGCCGCTGGCGTTTCAAGTGTTGCAGGTGCTGTTGGAGAGGCGTGGCCGCGTGGTGTCCAAAGACGACCTGGCCCAGGTGCTTTATGGCTGGGACGATGGCGCCGAAAGCAACACCGTAGAGGTTTACATTTCCCAGATCCGCCGCCGCCTCGGCACAGATCTGATCCGCACCATTCGGGGTATCGGCTATGTCATCGACCAGTAA
- a CDS encoding LssY C-terminal domain-containing protein, with the protein MWDTLSLSLVGLPSAWTYITLATIAFLDTQIGIGFFVFGEVAFLAAGAIGAATGQWDLIALVLLSAWLGDMASFILGQRLGPRALLRVMRRQKHRRALRRARHMLGTHGAKFVVISRLLGPVAWITPFLAGSLGLSRLRFGAAAALGVTLGAGQFLLLGALGATYSQVFGAVWAWITLWILPHWVPVMLLMAFALLCWRIWRSDRSHGRRLCLAALAAGALFLSSNMVYFFASNAHAQPEPQPSATHQSLCELGQQPLLARPGETPLHLPQPVNIAMIGDLTPEALMEQLGWQRNMTFSRNSIGILTYIKLLLAGTPPVSELYLNGQPARSAFQMPGTLSERLHIRWWPAGQVDGKPLYLGAISRDEEIAIKYYRHIPALLHDIDPDVDAARATLAQQIAALPVAPDLHLEPLQPAGKFRDYKTDGKLLIVAEASADVDLAQLTCAGAPMPTAGLS; encoded by the coding sequence ATGTGGGACACACTCTCTCTATCCCTCGTTGGGCTGCCCAGCGCCTGGACGTACATCACCCTCGCAACCATCGCCTTTCTGGACACGCAGATCGGCATCGGCTTCTTCGTTTTTGGCGAGGTTGCCTTCCTCGCGGCAGGGGCGATCGGTGCGGCGACCGGTCAATGGGATCTGATCGCGCTGGTGCTGCTCAGCGCCTGGCTGGGGGATATGGCCAGCTTCATTCTGGGTCAGCGTCTGGGGCCGCGCGCCCTCCTGCGTGTGATGCGGCGGCAAAAACACCGGCGCGCCTTGCGGCGGGCACGGCATATGCTGGGCACACATGGCGCCAAGTTTGTGGTGATCTCACGCCTTCTGGGCCCGGTTGCCTGGATCACCCCGTTTCTGGCGGGCAGTCTGGGCCTGTCCCGCCTGCGCTTTGGGGCGGCGGCGGCGCTGGGCGTCACACTAGGGGCCGGTCAGTTCCTGCTGCTGGGGGCCTTGGGCGCAACCTACAGCCAGGTCTTCGGCGCGGTTTGGGCCTGGATCACGCTGTGGATCCTGCCGCATTGGGTGCCGGTGATGCTGCTCATGGCCTTTGCCCTGCTATGCTGGCGCATTTGGCGGTCTGACCGATCACATGGGCGGCGGCTGTGTCTGGCCGCACTGGCGGCGGGGGCCTTATTCCTTAGCAGCAACATGGTCTATTTCTTTGCCAGCAACGCCCATGCCCAGCCTGAGCCACAGCCCAGCGCCACCCATCAATCGCTGTGCGAGCTTGGCCAGCAGCCCCTGCTGGCGCGCCCGGGGGAGACCCCATTGCACCTGCCACAACCGGTGAACATTGCGATGATCGGCGATCTGACCCCTGAGGCGCTGATGGAGCAACTGGGCTGGCAGCGAAACATGACCTTTTCACGCAATTCCATCGGGATCCTGACCTACATCAAGCTGCTGCTGGCCGGCACGCCCCCCGTGTCCGAGCTTTACCTGAACGGTCAACCCGCACGATCCGCGTTTCAGATGCCCGGCACGCTAAGCGAACGGCTGCACATCCGCTGGTGGCCCGCAGGACAGGTTGATGGCAAGCCGCTGTACCTTGGCGCGATCAGCCGGGATGAAGAGATCGCGATCAAATACTATCGCCATATCCCTGCGCTGCTGCACGACATCGACCCCGATGTAGATGCCGCCCGCGCCACGCTGGCCCAGCAGATCGCCGCCCTGCCTGTGGCGCCTGATCTACATCTGGAGCCGCTGCAGCCTGCCGGAAAATTTCGCGATTACAAAACTGACGGTAAGCTGCTGATTGTGGCCGAAGCCTCAGCTGACGTAGACTTGGCACAGCTGACATGTGCCGGGGCACCAATGCCAACAGCGGGGCTAAGTTAA
- a CDS encoding glycosyltransferase encodes MSTPTLSIVIITLNEAQRLPRLLDDLAAQSFQDFEIIHVDSNSDDDTVALSHAAASRFAQYRVIEMQTRGVSLGRNTGAAAAQGDRLLFLDADTRLDPAFLAKSLAELDRRQLDVGVVCMDTAGLPRRLALGYGVFNLGIRITLPFFPTAIGACLFSTPAVHQRIGGFDEGLSLCEDCNYVLKAAEGKRTTLGILRARFGFDPRRLDQDGTLRTGLTYLRANLRRFFRGEMYKNEIPYAFGHYK; translated from the coding sequence ATGAGCACCCCAACCCTTTCTATCGTGATCATCACCCTGAATGAGGCCCAGCGCCTGCCGCGTCTGCTGGATGATCTGGCCGCGCAAAGTTTTCAGGATTTTGAAATCATTCACGTGGACAGCAACAGCGACGATGACACTGTTGCCCTGTCCCACGCGGCCGCATCGCGGTTTGCGCAGTACCGCGTCATTGAAATGCAGACCCGTGGCGTCAGCCTAGGCCGCAACACCGGCGCCGCGGCCGCGCAGGGGGATAGGCTGCTATTTCTGGATGCGGACACACGTCTAGATCCCGCGTTCCTGGCAAAAAGCCTAGCCGAACTGGATCGCCGCCAGTTGGACGTTGGCGTGGTTTGCATGGATACAGCAGGTCTGCCGCGGCGGCTGGCGCTGGGCTATGGCGTCTTCAACCTGGGCATTCGCATCACCCTGCCCTTTTTCCCGACCGCCATCGGCGCCTGCCTGTTTTCCACCCCGGCCGTGCATCAGCGCATTGGTGGATTTGATGAGGGTCTGAGCCTTTGTGAGGATTGCAATTACGTTCTGAAAGCCGCGGAAGGCAAACGCACCACCTTGGGCATTCTGCGTGCACGATTTGGCTTTGATCCCCGCCGGCTGGATCAGGATGGCACCCTGCGCACCGGCCTGACCTATCTGCGCGCCAATCTGCGGCGGTTCTTCCGTGGTGAGATGTACAAAAACGAAATCCCCTACGCCTTTGGCCACTACAAGTGA
- a CDS encoding biotin-dependent carboxyltransferase family protein — protein sequence MSAELIIHRAGPALSVQDLGRPGHMAQGIATGGAADRLALMEAAALLQSPKVLPAIEMAGLGGTFSVTAPSRVALTGAPMRATLDGEPLGWNESHLLQAGDRLEIGGVSEGVYGYVTFAAAIDLPQWLGSVATQAGLGIGQLLAEGDTLPLTDDPDPEEPPRRLPKPDRFKGGILRMMPGPQTGLFSAETLQRALATQFTRDAAANRQGVRLNHDDAPFPADEAASLGSDFITQGDVQMTGDGVPYVLMADCQTMGGYPRLGSVIPDDLPMLAQAPLGAPIQLELLSQEDADALWQQDSARLAALRSKAEVKIRDPHQIRDLLSYQLISGVTAGDDLDRDDA from the coding sequence ATGAGTGCGGAACTGATCATTCACCGGGCAGGACCTGCGCTTTCGGTTCAGGATCTGGGACGGCCCGGCCATATGGCACAGGGCATCGCCACCGGCGGCGCGGCCGATCGGCTGGCGCTGATGGAGGCGGCGGCGCTGCTGCAATCCCCCAAGGTGCTGCCCGCGATTGAGATGGCAGGCCTCGGCGGCACCTTTAGCGTGACCGCCCCCAGCCGCGTTGCCCTGACCGGCGCCCCGATGCGCGCCACTTTGGACGGTGAACCATTGGGTTGGAATGAAAGCCACCTGCTGCAAGCCGGCGACCGGCTGGAGATCGGCGGCGTCAGCGAAGGGGTCTATGGCTACGTGACCTTTGCAGCGGCCATTGACCTGCCTCAGTGGCTGGGCAGTGTCGCAACCCAAGCAGGGCTGGGGATTGGCCAATTGCTGGCAGAGGGCGACACCCTGCCCCTAACGGATGACCCCGATCCTGAGGAGCCGCCACGCCGTTTGCCAAAACCAGACAGGTTCAAAGGCGGCATTCTGCGGATGATGCCCGGACCACAGACCGGCCTGTTCAGCGCAGAGACGCTGCAACGGGCGCTGGCCACACAATTCACCCGGGACGCTGCCGCCAACCGCCAAGGTGTGCGGCTGAACCACGATGATGCCCCCTTCCCCGCCGATGAAGCGGCCTCGCTAGGGTCTGATTTCATCACCCAGGGGGATGTGCAGATGACCGGCGACGGGGTGCCCTATGTGTTGATGGCGGATTGCCAGACCATGGGTGGCTATCCGCGATTGGGATCTGTGATACCGGACGATCTGCCAATGCTGGCGCAGGCACCGCTGGGCGCGCCGATTCAGCTTGAGTTGTTGTCGCAGGAGGATGCGGATGCGCTGTGGCAGCAGGACAGCGCCCGCCTTGCCGCGTTGCGCAGCAAGGCTGAGGTCAAGATCCGCGATCCCCACCAAATCCGGGATCTGCTGAGTTATCAGTTGATTAGCGGCGTGACAGCCGGTGACGATCTGGATCGCGACGACGCATAA
- a CDS encoding 5-oxoprolinase subunit B family protein, translated as MIQQHSTPAPEVLPLGQDGVLVRFAKQASFEATAACLAFQRVVEDASLPGLTDVVPSLISVLLQFDPARTDRAAVTAATSALLDGRDWLHDPLPAPKRCWHIPVAFGGQFGPQLTDFASVSGLSEDTIVAEAQETELRVLAIGFAPGQPYLGYLPEGWQVPRQSSLTPRVPAGAIATAIRQMVLFTSALTTGWRQIAETGFRPFLQERSESFLLRQGDAMRLHQVSHDAYRDLLKDNAEGLGGARCEVLS; from the coding sequence ATGATACAGCAACATAGCACGCCAGCCCCCGAAGTGTTGCCGCTGGGCCAAGACGGTGTGCTGGTGCGATTCGCCAAGCAGGCCTCGTTCGAGGCCACGGCCGCCTGCCTTGCCTTTCAGCGTGTGGTTGAGGATGCAAGCCTGCCCGGGTTGACGGATGTTGTGCCCTCATTGATCTCAGTCTTGTTGCAATTTGACCCGGCCCGGACGGATCGGGCCGCAGTAACCGCAGCAACATCAGCGCTGCTCGACGGGCGCGACTGGCTGCATGATCCGCTGCCTGCGCCAAAACGGTGCTGGCACATTCCCGTGGCTTTTGGCGGGCAGTTCGGCCCGCAGCTCACGGATTTCGCATCGGTCAGCGGGCTGAGCGAAGACACCATTGTTGCCGAGGCTCAGGAGACCGAACTGCGGGTTCTGGCCATCGGTTTTGCACCGGGCCAACCCTATCTGGGCTATCTGCCCGAGGGCTGGCAGGTGCCACGCCAAAGCAGCCTGACACCGCGGGTGCCCGCGGGGGCCATTGCCACCGCCATTCGTCAGATGGTGTTGTTTACCAGCGCCTTAACCACCGGCTGGCGGCAGATCGCGGAAACCGGATTTCGCCCGTTTCTGCAGGAACGGAGCGAATCCTTTCTGCTGCGGCAAGGGGATGCGATGCGGCTACATCAGGTCAGCCATGACGCCTACCGCGATCTGTTGAAAGACAATGCCGAGGGTCTGGGCGGCGCGCGCTGTGAGGTGCTGTCATGA
- a CDS encoding TRAP transporter substrate-binding protein: MFKLAATFALGLGLAGAATAETWDMPTPYGDSTFHTVNIREFAADVAAATDGALEITIHSAGSLFPHPEIKNAVRSRQVPIGEFFLSRLSNEDLAYGVDSQPFVATSYDDAAKLWAAQKPVIEKLMAKEGLKPLFSVPWPAQGLYTNGEVKTVDDLAGLRFRAYNAALEEFATLAKAAPVQIEASNIPQAFATGQVQAMITSPSTGANSKAWDFVTHYTPINAWVPKNIVVVNTRVFDRLPADVQAAVMEAAAKAEARGWEMSAAEAETKTKVMADNGITVVQPSDELMNGLLSIGAEMVNNWMENASEDAIEVLNGYQAN, from the coding sequence ATGTTTAAACTTGCTGCAACCTTCGCGCTGGGTCTGGGCCTGGCCGGTGCCGCAACCGCCGAGACCTGGGACATGCCGACGCCCTATGGCGACAGCACCTTCCACACCGTCAACATCCGTGAGTTCGCGGCCGACGTTGCTGCGGCCACCGATGGCGCGCTGGAAATCACCATCCACTCGGCTGGTTCGCTGTTCCCGCACCCTGAGATCAAAAACGCCGTGCGTTCGCGTCAGGTGCCAATCGGTGAATTCTTCCTGTCGCGCCTGTCGAACGAAGATCTGGCCTACGGTGTAGACAGCCAGCCGTTTGTTGCGACCTCCTATGACGATGCCGCCAAACTGTGGGCCGCTCAGAAGCCAGTTATCGAAAAGCTGATGGCCAAAGAAGGCCTGAAGCCGCTGTTCTCGGTGCCGTGGCCGGCGCAGGGTCTTTACACCAACGGCGAAGTGAAAACCGTTGATGATCTGGCAGGTCTGCGGTTCCGCGCCTACAACGCCGCACTGGAAGAGTTCGCAACTCTGGCCAAAGCGGCCCCGGTTCAGATCGAAGCCTCAAACATCCCGCAGGCCTTTGCTACCGGTCAGGTTCAGGCGATGATCACCTCGCCCTCCACCGGCGCCAACTCCAAGGCCTGGGACTTTGTCACCCACTACACCCCGATCAACGCATGGGTTCCGAAAAACATCGTGGTTGTGAACACCCGTGTATTTGACCGCCTGCCGGCGGACGTTCAGGCGGCTGTGATGGAAGCCGCTGCCAAAGCCGAAGCCCGCGGTTGGGAAATGTCGGCCGCCGAAGCTGAAACCAAAACCAAAGTTATGGCTGACAACGGCATCACCGTGGTTCAGCCGTCCGATGAGCTGATGAACGGTCTGCTGTCGATCGGCGCAGAGATGGTGAACAACTGGATGGAAAACGCCAGCGAAGACGCCATTGAGGTTCTGAACGGCTACCAGGCCAACTGA
- a CDS encoding TRAP transporter small permease codes for MLRRFLDGLYLTAGWIAALSILFICVIVTAQVSLNILARIGGPDLSFTIPSYADFAGFALATASFMALSYTLRLGGHIRVNLLIQRLSQGPRWLLELTTLALGAAMSGYATYFAGSLLWESWHYGDMSTGIVAIPLWIPQLSMVGGLGLLTVALVDTFVEALIARKPILADEGSE; via the coding sequence ATGCTGCGGCGATTTTTAGACGGGCTTTATCTGACGGCAGGCTGGATTGCCGCGCTGTCGATCCTATTCATCTGCGTGATCGTCACCGCGCAGGTCAGCCTGAACATTCTGGCGCGTATCGGCGGGCCTGATCTCTCATTCACTATTCCATCTTATGCGGATTTTGCTGGCTTTGCGCTGGCCACTGCCAGCTTCATGGCGCTGTCCTACACCCTGCGTCTGGGCGGCCACATCCGGGTCAACCTGCTGATCCAACGTCTCAGCCAAGGGCCGCGCTGGCTGTTGGAGCTGACGACGCTGGCGCTGGGGGCGGCCATGTCGGGCTATGCCACTTATTTCGCCGGCTCCCTCCTGTGGGAGAGCTGGCACTACGGGGATATGTCGACAGGTATCGTTGCGATCCCTCTGTGGATCCCGCAGCTGTCGATGGTTGGGGGCCTGGGCCTGCTGACCGTTGCGCTGGTGGATACCTTTGTTGAGGCGCTGATTGCGCGCAAACCCATCCTGGCGGATGAAGGGTCGGAGTAA
- a CDS encoding TRAP transporter large permease subunit, whose protein sequence is MPELSDPIVFSILLAVLLALLAAGLWVAMSLIVMAFVAIAFFSNAPEGLVLATTLWGHSHSWPLAALPLFILMGEILLRSRLSEDMFSGLAPWLSRVPGRLLHVNILGCAIFAAVSGSSAATAATIGRMSVPELKERGYPDSLILGTLAGSATLGLLIPPSIILIVYGVATEQSIARLFVAGVLPGAMLVGLFAAYVALRAFMNKNLIPDEGPAVPFMEKLKASRRLIPVLLLICGVIGTIYSGVASPTDAAAIGVVLSLILAMLSGGFGMAQFKEALLSATRTSAMIAFILMGAAFLAIAMGFTGIPRNLATWIGTFNLSPYALLAVLTVFFIILGCFLDGISVVVLTTSIILPMVEAVGIDPLWFGIYLVLVVEMSQITPPVGFNLFVIQGLTGYNILKVAKAALPFFFLLLLGVLLITAFPGIVTVLPNAMGN, encoded by the coding sequence ATGCCTGAATTGTCTGATCCTATCGTCTTTTCGATCCTTCTGGCCGTTTTGCTGGCGCTGCTGGCTGCGGGCCTTTGGGTAGCCATGTCATTGATCGTGATGGCCTTTGTCGCGATTGCCTTCTTTTCAAACGCACCCGAAGGTCTGGTGCTGGCCACCACCCTTTGGGGGCACAGCCACAGCTGGCCTCTGGCCGCGCTGCCCCTGTTTATCCTGATGGGGGAAATCCTGCTCAGATCCCGCCTGTCTGAGGATATGTTCAGCGGTCTGGCGCCCTGGCTCAGCCGGGTACCGGGCCGTCTGCTGCACGTCAACATTCTAGGCTGCGCGATCTTTGCTGCGGTCTCCGGCTCCTCCGCCGCGACTGCCGCCACCATTGGCCGGATGTCGGTGCCTGAGTTGAAAGAGCGCGGCTACCCCGACAGTCTGATCCTTGGCACCTTGGCAGGGTCTGCCACGCTGGGGCTGTTGATCCCACCCTCGATCATCCTGATTGTCTATGGGGTGGCCACCGAACAATCCATTGCCCGCTTGTTTGTGGCCGGTGTGCTGCCGGGCGCCATGCTGGTGGGGCTGTTCGCCGCCTATGTTGCCCTGCGGGCGTTTATGAACAAGAATCTGATCCCCGATGAAGGGCCCGCGGTGCCCTTCATGGAAAAGCTCAAAGCCTCACGCCGGCTGATCCCCGTGCTGCTGCTGATCTGCGGTGTGATCGGCACGATCTATTCCGGTGTTGCCTCGCCCACCGATGCGGCGGCGATCGGGGTGGTGCTGTCGCTGATCCTTGCCATGCTGTCTGGTGGCTTTGGCATGGCCCAGTTCAAAGAGGCGCTGCTGTCGGCCACCCGCACCTCGGCCATGATTGCCTTTATCCTGATGGGCGCAGCCTTCCTTGCGATTGCCATGGGCTTCACCGGGATCCCGCGCAATCTGGCAACCTGGATCGGCACCTTTAACCTGTCGCCCTATGCGCTGCTGGCGGTGCTGACTGTTTTCTTCATCATCCTGGGCTGTTTCCTCGATGGCATTTCGGTCGTGGTGCTGACCACATCGATCATCCTGCCAATGGTGGAGGCCGTGGGCATCGATCCCCTGTGGTTCGGCATCTACCTTGTGCTGGTGGTGGAGATGAGCCAGATCACCCCGCCGGTGGGCTTCAACCTCTTCGTGATCCAGGGGCTTACGGGATATAACATCCTGAAGGTCGCAAAGGCGGCGCTGCCGTTCTTCTTCCTGCTATTGCTGGGCGTTTTGCTGATCACGGCCTTCCCGGGGATCGTGACCGTGCTGCCAAACGCGATGGGCAACTAA